A segment of the Thiohalomonas denitrificans genome:
GTAGCCGAAACCGATCTGAAGCGGTTTCGCGAGAATGTCAGCCGGAAGCGGCGCTTCGAAGCCATTCCGCTGCGCTTCCAGCTGACCGATGAAGAGGTGGCGCGGGTCGCGGTCAATCGCCACCGCTTGCCGGGAGTGGAGATCAACTCCCGGCTCACCCGGCACTATCCGCTGGGCGCACTGACTGCGCACGTGGTGGGTTACGTGGGCCGGATCAACCGACGGGAAATCAATTGCCTGGATCAACAAGAGGGCTGCGGCTTCGAGTGGACCGATGCCTCCAAGGAATTCCTGCAGCGCTCGAACTACAGCGCCACCGACCGCATCGGCAAGGTGGGCGTGGAAAGAAGCCATGAGGATGCCCTGCATGGAAAGGTAGGGTTCCAGAAAGTGGAGACCAACGCACGGGGCCGGGTCCTGCGCGTCCTTGAGCGCACACCGCCGGTCCCTGGGAAGGATCTGCACCTCAACATCGATATCGGGCTGCAGCAGGCGGCGCAAAACGCCTTTACCGGCGAGCGCGGAGCGCTGGTTGCCATTGAACCGAAAACCGGTGCGGTGCTGGCCCTGGTCAGCGTGCCCAGTTACGACAGCAACCTGTTCGTGAACGGTATCGATTCGGCAACCTATACGGAACTCTCCCGTTCACTGTTTCAGCCGCTCTTCAACCGGGCCCTGCGCGGCCAGTATCCGCCCGGTTCGACCACCAAGCCTTTTGTCGGTCTGGCGGGACTGGAGCTGGGAGATGTCGGCCCCGACGACAAGCAGGTGTGCCACGGCCATTACCAGCTGCCGGGTGAGGAACGGCGCTACCGTGACTGGACGAGGCACGGCCCAGGGGTGGACATGCACCGCTCAATCGTTGAATCGTGTGATGTCTTCTTCTACGACCTGGCACACAAACTCGGTATCGATCGACTCTCGGGCTTTCTGAGCCAGTTCGGTTTCGGGCAACCCAGCGGCATCGATATTGGCGGGGAGGCAAGTGGGCTGATGCCCACACGGGAGTGGAAGCGCCGCACGCGACAGGAGGTCTGGTATCCCGGCGAAACCCTGATCACCGGCATCGGCCAGGGCTTTACATTGGCCACGCCGCTGCAGTTGGCTTCGACCACCGCTGCGCTGGCCATTCGCGGACAGCGCATGCAGCCCCAGGTCGTCCGGGCTCTGGAGAATTCGGGTGGCGGTGATCATGAAATCGTGCCCGCCGTTGCTCTGGAGCCGGTGCACGTCAAGGAGTCCTCCAACTGGGACCGGATCCTTCACGCCATGAAGCAGGTGGTGCATGGCCGCCGCGGGACGGCTCGCCGCATCGGTCACGATGCGTCCTACGAGATTGCCGGCAAAACCGGTACAGCCCAGGTGTTCGGCATCGCACAGGATGCGGAATACGTGGAGGAGGATGTCGTCAAACTGCTCCGCGACCATGCCCTCTTCATCGGTTTCGCGCCGGTGGAGGAGCCGCAGATCGCCATCGGGGTCATCGTTGAAAACGGCGGCAGCGGCGGAGCTGTAGCCGCGCCCATTGCCCGGCAGGTGATGGATTATCACCTGGTCGGCCGGCAGGAGGAGAAGACGCCGTGATCCTGGACGCACCCACATCACGCCGGGGGAGCCTGGCAAACCGGCTGCATCTGGACATGCCGCTGCTGATCGGTCTGCTGCTGCTGTCAGGAGTCAGCCTGGCGGTCCTCTACAGTGTCGACGCCGGACGGGTCGATCAGCAACTGCTGCGACTGGGGCTGGGCTTCGTGGGCATGCTGGTGCTCGCGCAGATCCCGCCGGAGAACTATGTCCGCTGGACACCCTGGATCTATGCAGCAGCCGTTGCGCTGTTGATTGCCGTGCTGGTGGCAGGGATTGCCGGCAAGGGTGCCCAGCGCTGGATCGGTATCGGCGGATTCCGCTTCCAGCCCTCGGAGCTGATGAAGTTGGCGATGCCGATGATGGTGGCCTGGTACCTGAGGGAGGTCTCCCTCCCCCCCGGCCCGAAAAAGATCTTTGCGGCATTACTGATCGTGGCGTTCCCTACCCTGCTAATCGCCAAACAGCCCGACCTTGGCACTGCCCTGCTGGTGGCCGGTGCGGGGATTTTTGTTCTGCTTTTTTCCGGGATCCCGTTCAAGCTTTTGGGATTAGCCTCTTTGCTGCTCGCACCGATGGCTGCATTGTTGTGGGAGTTCGGGATGCACGATTATCAACGGCAGCGGGTGTTAACGTTTCTGACCCCCGAATCCGACCCCCTGGGGGCCGGGTACCACGTGATCCAGTCGAAGATTGCCATCGGTTCGGGCGGACTGTATGGCAAGGGCTGGCTTAACGGCACGCAGTCTCACCTGGAGTTTCTGCCGGAGCGTCATACCGATTTCATTTTCGCGGTATTCGGAGAGGAGTTCGGGCTGCTGGGCGGCGTTCTGCTACTCTCGATTTATCTATTTGTTGTTTGGAGAGGGCTCTATATCGCCGCCCAGGCCCAGGAGACCTACGGGCGACTGCTCGCAGGCGGACTGATCATGACGTTCTTTATCTATTTCTTCGTCAATATAGGCATGGTCGCCGGGCTGCTGCCGGTAGTGGGACTGCCACTACCTCTGATCAGTTTCGGTGGCACCTCCATGGTGACAATAATGGCCTCCTTCGGGATACTGATGTCCATTCACACTCATCGAAAACTACTAAAAGGTTGATGACCGTGAACCACCGTTTCGCACAGATTGTACTCATTCCGGCCGCGCTACTGTTATCGGGCCCCAGCCATGCCGATCTCGCAGCGCGGGACGATGTGCAGGGCTTTATTTCGCAAATGGTCTCGGACTACGGTTTCGAGGATACGCAGTTGAAAACGTTGTTCCGAAAGGTACAACTTCAGGACGATATCATTCGCGCCATCTCGCGCCCCGCCGAGAGCAAACCCTGGCACCAGTACCGGCCGATCTTCGTCACCGAGTCGCGCATCCGTCAGGGTGCCGAATTCTGGCAGGAGCATGCCGAGGTGCTGGCGGAAGCGGAGCGCCGTTATGGCGTCTCGCCGTCGATCCTGGTGGCGATTTTGGGTGTGGAAACCCGTTATGGTCGCCATCGTGGCAGCTATCGGGTGATGGACTCGCTCTCCACGCTGGCCTTTGACTACCCGCCGCGCGCCAAATTTTTCCGTGGGCAGCTGGAACAGTACCTCGTCATGGCCCGGGAAGAGAAAATCGACCCTCTGGAATTGACCGGCTCCTACGCCGGGGCCATGGGTCAGCCCCAGTTCATCCCGAGCAGCTTCCGCGCCTATGCCGTCGACTTCGATGGCGACGGCCGCCGCGACCTTTGGGAGAATATCGAAGACGTCATCGGCAGTGTCGCCAACTACTTCGCCGAGCATCGCTGGCAGCCGGGCCAGCCCGTCGCCACCCGTGCGAAGGTCAATGGCAATCAGCACCAGTCGCTGCTGGACAAGGGCTACCGGCCGAGCACCACAGTCGGGGAACTGGGCAAGTTGGGCGTCGAGCCCCAGACATCCATCGACCCTGAACTGGATGCCGCGCTGATCGCACTGGAGGCCGAAGAGGGCACGGAGCACTGGGTGGCCCTGCACAACTTCTACGTCATCACCCGCTACAATCACAGCCCGCTCTATGCCATGGCGGTCCACCAGCTGGCCGAAGGGATACGCGCGGCCTATGAGGAGACAAACCAGCGGTGAGGCGAATGAGCGGTCAGTGGCGGATAGCAGCGGCCCTGATTCCGATGGTGATCGGCGGCTGTAGCACGAGCGTCGTGCGGGACAGCGCCCCGGACGATACCGGTATCGATTTCAGCCGCATTCCCGACGCCGTGCCCCGGGTCGAGCCGAAAAGCCACTACGGCAACCCCGAGTCCTAC
Coding sequences within it:
- the mrdA gene encoding penicillin-binding protein 2; this encodes MAKRFTLKDPIRETHLFRTRAVAAGVLSALLVLGLLARLVHLQVHNHEHFTTLSNNNRVAVQPIAPTRGLIFDRNGVVLAENLPTYSLEVIPERVEDMEATLAALRKLINVAETDLKRFRENVSRKRRFEAIPLRFQLTDEEVARVAVNRHRLPGVEINSRLTRHYPLGALTAHVVGYVGRINRREINCLDQQEGCGFEWTDASKEFLQRSNYSATDRIGKVGVERSHEDALHGKVGFQKVETNARGRVLRVLERTPPVPGKDLHLNIDIGLQQAAQNAFTGERGALVAIEPKTGAVLALVSVPSYDSNLFVNGIDSATYTELSRSLFQPLFNRALRGQYPPGSTTKPFVGLAGLELGDVGPDDKQVCHGHYQLPGEERRYRDWTRHGPGVDMHRSIVESCDVFFYDLAHKLGIDRLSGFLSQFGFGQPSGIDIGGEASGLMPTREWKRRTRQEVWYPGETLITGIGQGFTLATPLQLASTTAALAIRGQRMQPQVVRALENSGGGDHEIVPAVALEPVHVKESSNWDRILHAMKQVVHGRRGTARRIGHDASYEIAGKTGTAQVFGIAQDAEYVEEDVVKLLRDHALFIGFAPVEEPQIAIGVIVENGGSGGAVAAPIARQVMDYHLVGRQEEKTP
- the rodA gene encoding rod shape-determining protein RodA; the protein is MPLLIGLLLLSGVSLAVLYSVDAGRVDQQLLRLGLGFVGMLVLAQIPPENYVRWTPWIYAAAVALLIAVLVAGIAGKGAQRWIGIGGFRFQPSELMKLAMPMMVAWYLREVSLPPGPKKIFAALLIVAFPTLLIAKQPDLGTALLVAGAGIFVLLFSGIPFKLLGLASLLLAPMAALLWEFGMHDYQRQRVLTFLTPESDPLGAGYHVIQSKIAIGSGGLYGKGWLNGTQSHLEFLPERHTDFIFAVFGEEFGLLGGVLLLSIYLFVVWRGLYIAAQAQETYGRLLAGGLIMTFFIYFFVNIGMVAGLLPVVGLPLPLISFGGTSMVTIMASFGILMSIHTHRKLLKG
- the mltB gene encoding lytic murein transglycosylase B, which codes for MTVNHRFAQIVLIPAALLLSGPSHADLAARDDVQGFISQMVSDYGFEDTQLKTLFRKVQLQDDIIRAISRPAESKPWHQYRPIFVTESRIRQGAEFWQEHAEVLAEAERRYGVSPSILVAILGVETRYGRHRGSYRVMDSLSTLAFDYPPRAKFFRGQLEQYLVMAREEKIDPLELTGSYAGAMGQPQFIPSSFRAYAVDFDGDGRRDLWENIEDVIGSVANYFAEHRWQPGQPVATRAKVNGNQHQSLLDKGYRPSTTVGELGKLGVEPQTSIDPELDAALIALEAEEGTEHWVALHNFYVITRYNHSPLYAMAVHQLAEGIRAAYEETNQR